Proteins encoded by one window of Cyanobium sp. NS01:
- a CDS encoding DNA-directed RNA polymerase subunit beta', giving the protein MTATPAKKSKSSKKAAEPSVDTTAAVVTPPLSREAPLFRNRVIDKKALRNLVAWAYKHHGTAATAAMADDLKDLGFHYATQAAVSISVDDLRIPGDKAALLAEAEEQITQTEERYRLGEITEVERHTKVIDTWTETNERLVAAVRRNFNENDPLNSVWMMANSGARGNMSQVRQLVGMRGLMANPQGEIIDLPIRTNFREGLTVTEYVISSYGARKGLVDTALRTADSGYLTRRLVDVAQDVIVREDDCGTTRFIPIDADERGRFASKLVGRLAAQPVVDADGVVLVDRDGEIDLPLSRRIEAAGVRTVNVRSPLTCEASRSVCRKCYGWALAHNQLVDLGEAVGIVAAQSIGEPGTQLTMRTFHTGGVSTAETGVVRSLVDGTVEFGPKSRVRAFRTSHGVNAQIAETDFLLTLKPTGKGKIQKLDITTGSILFVADGDIVPGDIILAQISAGATVKKSVEKATKDVICDLAGQVRYEDGIQPKEVTDRQGNITHKATRLGRLWVFAGDVYNLPPNALPVVEGNKAVTTGEVLAESRLVSEYGGAVRLRESAGDSREVQIVTTSLTLKDCKLLGESTHSGELWHLEGKEGNRYRLNTAPGSKIGNGEVIAELADDRFRTQTGGLVKFAPGLAIKKARSAKNGYEVSKGGTLLWIPQETHEINKDISLLMIEDGQWIEAGTEVVKDIFSQTAGIVTVTQKNDILREIIVRSGVLHLVPDSKVISKFADGRMVMPGEEISKGLKAEAMVYVETAETPEGSALLLRPVEEYAIPDAAHLPELTTVKQSGGPYMGLKATQRLAFKDGELIKSVEGVELLRTQLILETFDTTPQMTVDVEALPDKRAKTIERLQLTILETLLVRRDTLSDASHGSTHTDLQVQDGTSVKKGEVVATTQILCKEDGVVQLPTPIDGEPIRRLIVERDIDTRSIDLGSATPLVRVDQRLVDGDLLAEGMPSPCCGEVEAIEGSNLIMRLGRPYMVSPDSVLHVRDGELVQRGDGLALLVFERQKTGDIVQGLPRIEELLEARRPRDSAVLCRKAGTVDIKQGDDDDSITVTVIESDDAITEYPILLGRTVMVSNSQQVKAGESLTDGPINPHELLECYFEDLRSRKPTLEAAQESISKLQFRMVQEVQNVYKSQGVSIDDKHIEVIVRQMTSKVRIEDAGDTTFLPGELIELRQVEQVNGAMAITGGAPAEFTPVLLGITKASLNTDSFISAASFQETTRVLTEAAIEGKSDWLRGLKENVIIGRLIPAGTGFSGFEEELRSEAGPHPDILEEDGMGYRRMQNLRPDYTVETPAPPAATAVLDDPSEEDLEATRSRHGLEATASTTAAFTRPAVEEGLEEELVADPAALEGLQEEGLLSEE; this is encoded by the coding sequence ATGACCGCCACTCCCGCCAAGAAGTCCAAGTCGTCCAAGAAAGCCGCTGAGCCAAGCGTGGACACCACGGCTGCCGTGGTCACCCCGCCCCTCAGCCGCGAGGCGCCGCTGTTCCGCAACCGCGTGATCGACAAGAAAGCGCTCCGCAACCTGGTGGCCTGGGCCTACAAGCATCACGGCACGGCGGCCACGGCCGCCATGGCGGATGATCTCAAGGATCTCGGCTTCCACTACGCCACCCAGGCGGCTGTGTCGATCTCCGTCGACGACCTGCGCATCCCCGGGGACAAGGCCGCCCTGCTGGCAGAGGCCGAGGAGCAGATCACTCAAACCGAAGAGCGCTATCGCCTCGGTGAGATCACCGAAGTGGAACGCCACACCAAGGTGATCGATACCTGGACGGAAACCAACGAACGCCTCGTTGCTGCTGTGCGCCGCAACTTCAACGAGAACGATCCACTCAATTCCGTCTGGATGATGGCCAACTCAGGCGCCCGGGGCAACATGTCTCAGGTGCGCCAGCTGGTGGGCATGCGCGGCCTGATGGCCAACCCCCAGGGGGAGATCATCGACCTGCCGATCCGCACCAACTTCCGTGAGGGGCTGACTGTCACCGAGTACGTGATTTCGTCCTACGGCGCCCGCAAGGGCCTGGTGGACACCGCCCTGCGCACGGCGGACTCCGGCTACCTCACCCGGCGCCTGGTGGACGTTGCCCAGGATGTGATCGTCCGCGAGGACGATTGCGGCACCACCCGCTTCATCCCGATTGATGCTGACGAGCGCGGTCGCTTTGCCAGCAAGCTGGTGGGTCGCCTGGCCGCCCAGCCCGTGGTCGACGCCGATGGCGTTGTGCTGGTCGACCGCGATGGCGAAATCGACCTGCCTCTCTCACGCCGGATCGAAGCCGCTGGTGTGCGCACGGTGAATGTGCGCTCGCCCCTCACCTGTGAGGCCTCCCGTTCGGTCTGCCGTAAGTGCTACGGCTGGGCCCTGGCCCACAACCAGCTGGTGGATCTCGGCGAGGCCGTCGGCATCGTGGCGGCCCAGTCGATCGGTGAGCCTGGAACCCAGCTCACCATGCGCACCTTCCACACCGGCGGTGTGTCCACCGCCGAAACCGGCGTGGTGCGCTCCCTTGTGGATGGCACGGTCGAGTTCGGTCCGAAGTCACGGGTCAGGGCATTCCGCACCTCCCACGGCGTGAATGCCCAGATCGCGGAGACCGACTTCCTGCTCACCCTCAAGCCCACCGGAAAGGGCAAGATCCAGAAGCTGGACATCACCACCGGTTCGATCCTGTTTGTCGCCGACGGTGACATCGTGCCTGGAGACATCATCCTTGCCCAGATCTCGGCTGGTGCCACGGTCAAGAAGAGCGTTGAAAAGGCCACGAAGGATGTGATCTGCGACCTGGCGGGCCAGGTGCGCTACGAGGATGGCATTCAACCCAAGGAGGTCACTGACCGCCAGGGCAACATCACCCACAAGGCCACTCGCCTGGGCCGCCTCTGGGTGTTTGCGGGGGATGTCTACAACCTCCCCCCCAACGCCCTCCCTGTGGTTGAAGGAAACAAGGCCGTCACCACCGGTGAGGTGCTGGCCGAGAGTCGCCTGGTCTCGGAGTACGGCGGCGCCGTGCGCCTGCGCGAGAGCGCCGGAGACTCCCGGGAGGTTCAGATTGTCACCACCAGCCTCACGCTCAAGGACTGCAAGCTCCTGGGTGAATCCACCCATTCAGGTGAGCTTTGGCACCTGGAGGGCAAGGAGGGAAACCGCTACCGCCTCAACACAGCTCCGGGCAGCAAGATCGGTAACGGCGAGGTGATCGCTGAGCTCGCCGATGACCGCTTCCGCACCCAGACAGGTGGCCTCGTCAAGTTCGCCCCCGGCCTGGCGATCAAGAAGGCGCGCAGTGCCAAGAATGGTTATGAGGTGAGCAAGGGCGGCACCCTGCTGTGGATCCCCCAGGAAACCCACGAGATCAACAAGGACATCTCCCTGTTGATGATTGAGGATGGCCAGTGGATTGAAGCCGGCACTGAGGTGGTCAAGGATATCTTCAGCCAGACGGCTGGGATCGTGACGGTCACCCAGAAAAATGACATCCTTCGGGAGATCATTGTGCGCTCAGGTGTGCTGCACCTGGTGCCCGACAGCAAGGTGATCAGCAAGTTTGCCGATGGCCGCATGGTCATGCCCGGCGAAGAGATCAGCAAGGGCCTCAAGGCTGAGGCGATGGTCTATGTGGAAACGGCCGAGACCCCTGAGGGCAGCGCCCTGCTGCTGCGGCCGGTGGAGGAATACGCCATTCCCGATGCGGCTCACCTGCCGGAGCTCACCACGGTGAAACAGTCCGGTGGCCCGTACATGGGCCTCAAGGCCACCCAGAGGCTGGCCTTCAAGGATGGCGAGCTGATCAAGAGTGTCGAGGGCGTCGAGCTGCTGCGCACGCAGTTGATTCTTGAAACCTTCGATACCACGCCCCAGATGACCGTGGATGTGGAGGCCCTGCCGGACAAGCGGGCCAAGACGATCGAGCGCCTTCAACTCACCATCCTTGAAACGCTCCTGGTCAGGCGCGACACCCTCTCCGACGCCAGCCATGGCTCCACCCACACGGACCTGCAGGTGCAGGACGGCACCTCGGTCAAGAAGGGCGAGGTCGTCGCCACCACCCAGATTCTCTGCAAGGAGGACGGTGTGGTTCAGCTCCCGACTCCGATCGATGGGGAGCCGATCCGGCGCCTGATCGTGGAGCGGGACATCGATACCCGCAGCATTGATCTCGGTTCGGCAACCCCGCTTGTTCGAGTGGATCAGCGCCTGGTGGATGGCGATCTGCTGGCCGAGGGCATGCCCTCCCCCTGCTGTGGTGAGGTGGAAGCGATCGAGGGCTCCAACCTGATCATGCGCCTGGGCCGCCCCTACATGGTGTCCCCCGATTCTGTGCTGCATGTCCGGGACGGTGAACTCGTGCAGCGCGGCGATGGTCTGGCCCTGCTGGTGTTCGAGCGCCAGAAGACCGGCGATATCGTGCAGGGTCTGCCTCGAATCGAGGAGCTCCTGGAGGCCCGGCGCCCCCGCGATTCCGCTGTGCTCTGCCGCAAGGCCGGCACCGTGGACATCAAGCAAGGTGATGACGACGACTCGATCACCGTCACCGTGATCGAGTCTGATGACGCGATCACTGAGTACCCGATCCTGCTCGGCCGCACTGTGATGGTCAGCAATTCCCAGCAGGTCAAGGCCGGTGAATCGCTCACCGATGGCCCGATCAATCCCCACGAGCTGCTGGAGTGCTACTTCGAGGATCTGCGCAGCCGCAAGCCCACCCTGGAGGCTGCCCAGGAATCGATTTCCAAGCTCCAGTTCCGCATGGTGCAGGAGGTGCAGAACGTCTACAAGAGTCAGGGCGTCTCCATCGACGACAAGCACATCGAAGTGATCGTCCGTCAGATGACCAGCAAGGTCCGCATTGAAGATGCCGGCGACACCACCTTCCTGCCCGGTGAGCTGATCGAGCTGCGCCAGGTTGAGCAGGTGAATGGCGCCATGGCCATCACTGGCGGTGCCCCTGCGGAGTTCACCCCGGTGTTGCTCGGCATCACCAAGGCCTCGCTGAACACCGACAGCTTCATCTCGGCGGCCTCCTTCCAGGAGACCACCCGGGTGCTCACCGAGGCGGCGATCGAGGGCAAGAGCGATTGGCTGCGGGGCCTCAAGGAGAACGTGATCATCGGCCGCCTGATTCCGGCCGGCACAGGCTTCAGTGGCTTCGAAGAGGAGCTGAGGTCGGAGGCCGGCCCCCATCCCGACATCCTTGAGGAGGACGGCATGGGCTACCGCCGCATGCAGAATCTTCGTCCGGACTACACGGTGGAGACCCCCGCTCCGCCGGCTGCCACCGCCGTGCTCGACGACCCTTCCGAGGAAGACCTGGAGGCCACCCGCAGCCGCCATGGCCTGGAGGCCACCGCCAGCACCACGGCGGCCTTCACCCGGCCGGCAGTGGAGGAGGGGCTCGAAGAGGAACTGGTTGCCGATCCCGCTGCCCTCGAAGGGCTGCAGGAAGAAGGGCTGCTCAGTGAGGAGTGA
- a CDS encoding high light inducible protein yields MGTPVPQRRLPRFGFHTHTERLNGRAAMLGFMALLAVEWWLGHGLLIWP; encoded by the coding sequence CTGGGCACACCGGTGCCCCAGCGCAGGCTGCCCCGCTTCGGCTTCCATACCCATACCGAGCGGCTCAATGGCAGGGCCGCAATGCTGGGCTTCATGGCCCTGCTGGCGGTGGAGTGGTGGCTGGGCCATGGCCTGTTGATCTGGCCTTGA